The following nucleotide sequence is from Terriglobales bacterium.
TGGACAGGTACGCCTGTTTTCATAGAAGGATGACAGAACCTTCATTTCCCTTGCGATTAACGAAGTGGGAGTGTGTTACACAACTGCAAGCTGCGACAAGAGGAAGCAATCCGCGAGTAGCCAGCGACGAGTCGGTGATTTATGCTTTGTCGGTTTCCGCATCTCGGAGGGCGCATGGAATTTTCGCGGCGGAAGTTCTTGTCGAGTGCTGGAATCGCCACGGCAACCCTGGCCGCTGGAATGGACAGCTTTGCGCAATCCCAAAACGGAAATCAACCCGTCCAACGCTCCCAGACGATTCAGATTGCCACTCCCAGCCACCCTGTAATCATCACCCGAGCTCTAGGGAAGCCAACGATCGACGAAGCCTGGAAGATGCTGAAAGATGGCGGCGACACGCTCGACGCTGCTCTTCATGTATGCAAAGGACAAGAAGACGATCCCAATGACCAGACCGTCGGGCTTGGCGGATTGCCGAATGAAGAAGGAGTAGTCGAGCTGGACGCTTGCTGCATGCACGGGCCGACGCGTAAAGCCGGCTCGGTCGGCGGCGTGAGAAATATTAGAAATGTTTGTCTGGTCGCGCGCGATGTTATGCGTCACACCGGCCACGTGATGCTCGTGGGCGAGGGCGCTGAACGCTTTGCGGTCCGCATGGGCTATGAACGCGAAAATCTGCTGACAAAAGCCTCGCGCAAAATTTGGCTGCTGTGGAAGGAGACGCATTCGAATCAGGACTGGTGGGGACCAGGCCCGGATGATTCCCGCTGGAAACCTCCCAGCCCGCAGGCATCACTTGAACTGAAGCGCACAAAGTTAATCGAAATGGCGGCCGATTTCGGCATAGAACCAGTTCTGCGTGAACGAGCCGCCGAGTACGTTCTGTTTCCTCCGCATGGCACGATTCATGTCTCGGCAGTAAACGAAAAAGGCGAGATGTCGGGAGCCACCACGACCAGTGGAACGGCGTGGAAGCTTCCCGGCAGGGTGGGCGATTCTCCCATTATTGGAGCGGGCTGCTATTGCGATCAGGACGTAGGCTCAGCGGGCGCGACTGGCAGCGGGGAAGAGAACATCAAAGTCGCCGGGGCGCATAGCATTGTTGAGAACATGCGTCGCGGGATGTC
It contains:
- a CDS encoding N(4)-(beta-N-acetylglucosaminyl)-L-asparaginase, whose translation is MEFSRRKFLSSAGIATATLAAGMDSFAQSQNGNQPVQRSQTIQIATPSHPVIITRALGKPTIDEAWKMLKDGGDTLDAALHVCKGQEDDPNDQTVGLGGLPNEEGVVELDACCMHGPTRKAGSVGGVRNIRNVCLVARDVMRHTGHVMLVGEGAERFAVRMGYERENLLTKASRKIWLLWKETHSNQDWWGPGPDDSRWKPPSPQASLELKRTKLIEMAADFGIEPVLRERAAEYVLFPPHGTIHVSAVNEKGEMSGATTTSGTAWKLPGRVGDSPIIGAGCYCDQDVGSAGATGSGEENIKVAGAHSIVENMRRGMSPKEAGLEVLQRIVRNFNHDMNRLRYIEMVYFILRRDGQYAGVSLWSNTPSGQPLKFAVHDGTSRVEQTVALLQGNSIDWPAVPRAVEEKR